Proteins from a genomic interval of Prevotella sp. E13-27:
- a CDS encoding IS3 family transposase, translating to MGLLCRLFGKSWQAYYQHKETLGKQRLTEEMVIQFIKDIRELDPGLGGEKLHYMYRERFGADYEYMVGRDKMEAIIARNGLNVRLPRRHPRTTDSTHGLPTYPNLVKDFIPIRKNQVWVTDITYIPIWNYDGSYDFCYLSMITDSYTKEIISWYVGETMGAWCSVECLMKALEKLPVDEVVNLIHHSDRGVQYVSAAYTSLLIEAGIKISMTESGDPKDNAVAERQNNTVKNELLKDIKFHSIGEVRRAMEKAVAFYNNERPHMSLNNMTPRQAASCTGKIQKKWISYREKYLENLEIQEGACTFAPQTLNMIERLSAEPIQQKQGLRENHSTSARG from the coding sequence ATGGGCCTTCTCTGCCGGCTGTTTGGCAAGAGCTGGCAGGCATATTACCAGCACAAGGAGACGTTAGGCAAGCAACGACTGACGGAGGAAATGGTCATCCAGTTCATTAAGGATATACGCGAGCTCGACCCCGGACTTGGTGGTGAGAAACTTCACTACATGTATCGCGAGCGCTTTGGAGCTGATTATGAATATATGGTGGGACGTGATAAGATGGAAGCGATAATAGCCCGTAACGGATTGAACGTGAGGCTCCCCAGACGCCATCCCCGCACGACAGACTCCACTCACGGGCTGCCTACGTATCCGAATCTGGTAAAGGATTTCATACCGATACGCAAGAATCAGGTGTGGGTGACAGACATCACCTATATCCCTATTTGGAATTATGACGGCAGCTATGATTTCTGCTACCTGTCGATGATAACGGACAGCTATACCAAGGAGATCATCAGCTGGTATGTTGGCGAGACGATGGGAGCCTGGTGTAGCGTAGAATGCCTCATGAAAGCTCTTGAGAAGCTACCCGTAGACGAGGTTGTTAATCTCATCCATCACTCAGACAGAGGCGTACAGTATGTCAGTGCTGCATATACATCACTGCTTATCGAGGCTGGTATCAAGATTAGCATGACGGAGAGCGGCGATCCCAAGGACAATGCAGTGGCAGAGCGCCAGAACAACACCGTCAAGAACGAACTGCTCAAGGACATCAAATTCCACTCTATAGGCGAAGTGAGGAGGGCTATGGAAAAGGCTGTGGCCTTCTATAACAATGAACGTCCACACATGTCGCTGAACAACATGACGCCTCGTCAGGCAGCATCTTGTACGGGTAAAATACAGAAAAAATGGATCAGTTACAGAGAAAAGTACCTCGAAAATTTGGAAATTCAAGAAGGGGCATGTACCTTTGCACCGCAAACCCTGAATATGATTGAACGGCTTTCCGCGGAGCCTATTCAACAAAAACAAGGGTTAAGGGAGAATCATTCAACTTCTGCCAGGGGTTAG
- the rpsJ gene encoding 30S ribosomal protein S10 produces the protein MSYRIKLKSYDHKLVDKSAEKIVKAVKATGAIISGPISLPTHKRIFTVNRSTFVNKKSREQFQLSDYKRLIDIYSSTAKTVDALMKLELPSGVEVEIKV, from the coding sequence CTGTCATACCGTATCAAGCTGAAGAGCTACGACCACAAACTCGTAGACAAGTCAGCAGAGAAGATTGTGAAGGCCGTAAAGGCTACTGGTGCCATCATCAGCGGACCAATTTCCCTTCCCACCCACAAGCGTATCTTCACCGTTAACCGCTCTACCTTCGTTAACAAGAAGAGCCGTGAGCAGTTCCAACTGTCAGACTACAAGCGTCTGATTGACATCTACAGCTCAACAGCCAAGACTGTTGACGCCCTGATGAAGCTTGAACTTCCCAGCGGTGTTGAGGTTGAGATCAAGGTATAG
- a CDS encoding smalltalk protein gives MKNETWKYVLQTLAAILTAIATSLGVQSCM, from the coding sequence ATGAAGAACGAAACGTGGAAATATGTGTTGCAGACGCTCGCGGCGATACTTACCGCGATAGCAACAAGCCTCGGAGTGCAGAGCTGCATGTAA
- a CDS encoding AraC family transcriptional regulator, with protein MGDTPYQEDSVLVAYGYHPDRAIVMLDSALLLGNINEYRAQFIRAKIFSKSLLKQRQDSAILICKQLLKHDSVIKTLHEQENILDLLMITSRTKTDFEGYVKWATQKAEVCRLQGEETEQWRTEAEIGMVMAHLGQPEEGMAKIDEAIRHLDEPGSIDRMDAFIIAVKRKITVLNEQGRYAEVIPLAQRILDRLDHYEQHAMDYAEDSYRLSWSDSPADRDRYIDFSRAQANGFLAGAYAMTGDIAHAREYLARFDQSGYGHSFSARRMIIPTQMALGMYDEAMATSDEIAYRMGYDTINADYAVILRDRAIVARAKGRLVEAYDLMKRHANLAKVLSDSLHASEAHDYAARYHAQEQELKIRETESASRIKSIIIGVIVLLFMIAAVFSFYYRRQRQIISEKNHALVRMINGTPFVVPADEAEEPDEVGESGELEESETNSALFDTIDTAIRMEHLYANASLQRQDICTRFRITRHTLNNLLAQHVGSSSFPQYINNIRMEEALPMLRDNTSMTITAIATAVGFTPANFREKFKRQYGVTPQEYRQNL; from the coding sequence TTGGGTGATACACCTTATCAGGAAGACTCCGTATTGGTGGCTTATGGCTATCATCCGGATCGTGCAATCGTGATGCTCGACTCTGCCTTGTTGCTTGGCAATATCAATGAATACCGTGCCCAGTTTATCCGTGCCAAGATCTTTAGCAAGTCGCTCCTCAAGCAGCGGCAGGATTCTGCCATCCTGATCTGTAAGCAGTTGCTGAAGCATGATTCCGTGATTAAAACACTCCATGAGCAGGAGAATATTCTCGATCTGCTGATGATCACCAGTCGTACCAAGACCGACTTTGAAGGCTATGTGAAGTGGGCGACGCAGAAGGCTGAGGTCTGTCGTCTTCAGGGAGAGGAGACGGAACAATGGCGTACTGAGGCAGAGATCGGTATGGTGATGGCTCATCTGGGACAGCCGGAGGAGGGTATGGCGAAAATCGACGAGGCAATTCGTCATCTCGATGAACCTGGCAGTATCGACCGCATGGATGCCTTCATCATTGCTGTGAAACGTAAAATTACTGTACTGAATGAGCAGGGGCGCTATGCTGAGGTGATACCTTTGGCACAGCGTATCCTCGACCGGCTTGATCATTATGAGCAGCATGCCATGGACTATGCCGAAGACAGTTACCGTCTGTCGTGGAGCGACAGCCCTGCCGATCGCGACCGCTATATTGACTTCAGCCGTGCCCAGGCCAATGGCTTCCTGGCTGGTGCCTATGCCATGACGGGTGATATCGCTCATGCCCGTGAGTATCTCGCCCGCTTCGACCAGAGCGGTTATGGTCATTCATTTAGTGCCCGCAGGATGATTATTCCGACGCAGATGGCGCTCGGTATGTATGATGAGGCGATGGCCACCAGTGATGAGATAGCCTATCGTATGGGTTATGATACCATTAATGCCGACTATGCCGTGATCCTGCGTGATCGTGCTATCGTTGCCCGTGCCAAAGGGCGTCTCGTCGAGGCCTACGATCTGATGAAACGTCATGCCAATCTGGCAAAGGTGCTCAGCGACAGTCTGCATGCCAGTGAGGCCCATGACTATGCCGCCCGCTATCATGCCCAGGAGCAGGAACTGAAGATTCGGGAGACCGAGTCTGCTAGTCGCATCAAATCGATCATCATCGGTGTCATTGTATTGTTGTTCATGATTGCTGCTGTCTTTTCGTTCTACTACCGTCGTCAGCGCCAGATCATCAGCGAGAAGAACCATGCCTTGGTACGTATGATCAACGGCACACCATTTGTGGTGCCTGCTGATGAGGCGGAAGAACCCGATGAGGTTGGCGAGTCAGGGGAACTAGAGGAATCAGAGACTAACTCTGCCCTCTTTGATACGATTGATACTGCCATCCGCATGGAACATCTCTATGCCAATGCCTCACTTCAACGACAGGATATCTGTACACGTTTCCGCATCACTCGTCATACGCTCAATAACCTGTTGGCACAGCATGTCGGCAGTTCCTCATTTCCCCAGTATATCAATAACATCCGTATGGAGGAAGCACTTCCTATGCTTCGCGATAACACTTCGATGACAATCACTGCCATCGCTACTGCCGTGGGCTTCACACCTGCCAACTTTCGTGAAAAGTTTAAGCGCCAGTACGGTGTTACCCCTCAGGAATACCGCCAGAATTTATAG